Below is a window of Candidatus Endomicrobium procryptotermitis DNA.
TGAGAAAACGGGCGTTTATTCGGGAACGCTTGCCACATCGGCAAAAATTTCCGGCGCGGGAGACGTTGATTTGCCTTTGATTGGAAAGATAAAAACGGATTATGTGAAATGAGAAAAAACAGTTCCGGACAATCGCTTGTCGAAGCATTATTCACAGTAGTCTTTACGACTGTAATAATGTTTTCTTTTTTACAGGTATGCATAATAGTCGTTGACGATATGTCCGCAAATGAAGCGGCCTTTACTGCCATGCGTTCTGCCGCAGTTACAAAATCTTCTAAAAGAGAAGAAGAAGCCTATGAAAGAGTCAGGAACTATTTGTTTTTATTTTATCCGCTGTCAAATATTAAAAGTATTTTTACTCCCAGCAATCTTGTCTATTCTGATAAAAACACCGTGCGAAATTACTTTGGAAGAAATAGAGATTCGGAAAATTCTGATGAAGACTATGAAACTACTGAAGGATATAATGAAGAAGACAAGAGTGTTACTTTGGAGAGAAACGATAGAAACAGACCTGCATACAATGATTTTTCGGGAATGGTTATCGACGCTTACACTGTAAAATTTTATTATTTTACCAGAGTTATGTTCGGCTCTTTAGTTGCAAAGCTTAACTCGAAAAAGGATATAATTTTCGGCGGTGCAAGAAGATATCAGTCTTCTAGAAATAGAATGGTTACTTCTCCTGATGAAGAGTTTTATTACAAGGCATATCCAGAGGCAAAGGAATTCTATGAAAAATAATAGAGGCCAGACATTATATTATTTCCTTATCTTTACGATGATCCTTGTAATAAGCTGGGCAATGATGCTCAATATAGCAAAGCTCATCAGAGACAGGATGATAATGCAGAATATGGCGGACAATATCGCTCTTTCAATTTCCACGCATAAAGCCAGAACAATGAATTTTGTCGCTTCATGTAATTATCTTATAGGTACGCTCCTATCTCTTGGAAATCTTCCGTCGCTCGTTCAGCTGCCTTCATACAATACAAGTTCCGTAGGAGCTTTTGTATTTGGAGACTATAAAAAAAATACTTTCCATAAAGCGTTGGATGATGACGTTGCTAAAATGAAAAAAGTTGTAGAATTTTTGCAGGCTGCGCAGGAAGAAGCTATGCAGCTACACGCATTGTATCAAGTTAAAACAGTAGGAAGTGCGGTTGCTGACGGATATGCTTTGACAATTTCTCCTATGCAAATGCCTACGAAAGCCGCTTCTGAAAAGTATTTTGGACTTAAACGCAATATGAAAGGTATCACCTATATTAAAACTATAAATACACAATTTTCAAACTATCCTCACTTTGTATATAATCCATTTCCCGGATACGAGCTTTTGGAACTAATAAAAGATGAACTCGGCGATAGTGAGGCTACTATAGTTAAACCTATTTTGGAAATCATACTTGAAATATGCGGCGGGTTTCAAGATATGAAAGTTCATTCAAAATCTGATTATTCATGGTATATTACAGACAGAGACAATATACATAAGCAAAAAATAAAAGTGTCTTTAACGAAACTTTTCCCTAAAAGAAATGACACCCCCTTATTTGCAGGACTTCTGGGCATTGAATATCCAGTGATAACAGTTTTTTCTGCTGCGGCTATTTATAATACAAAAGGTACGATGTTTCCAAGTCAGGAAAGTGAATTCACAGGTTTCCCAAGCAATGAGTTACAATTTTTACTTGTGCCGATTTATGGATATTTAATGATTGAAATGGCAGCTAAATGTATTAAAATAAATAAGCTCTTTGGAGGCATAGTGGGAATACATTTAGCTGCGACATTTTCAGCCCGTTACATACAAGGAATGATAGGCGAGGGTAATTCCCCGATAAAAAATTATGAAAAAGCCAAAGGCGGCGGATGGAATGCTCATCTAGTTCCCTATAAAGATAAAGAAGACAGAAGCGATGATGTCGATTGATAAATGCTATAATATTTCCAAAATAAAAAGGGATAAAATAATTCAATGAAAAAAACTAAAGGTATAGTTTTGGCTGGCGGCAGGGCGACAAGATTGTATCCGGTTACGAGCGTCATCAGTAAACAGCTTTTACCAGTTTATAATAAGCCGATGATTTATTATCCTTTATCGGTATTAATGCTTGCGGGAATACGGGACATTTTGATTATTTCAAATAAGGAAACGCTTCCGCTGATAGAGAAGTTATTCGGCACTGGAAATAAGTTTGGATTAAACATAAATTACGGACTTCAAAAACAGCCGCGCGGAATAGCCGAAGCTTTAATTATCGGTGAAAAATTTATCGGAAGCGATGATGTCGCGTTGATTTTGGGTGACAATATTTTTTATGGGCATGGATTTCCAAAAACTCTTGTCAAAGCCGCTTCTAAAGAAGAAGGAGCGACGGTTTTTGCCTATTATGTGAGAGATCCTGGAAGGTATGGAATAGTGGAATTGGACAAAAATAAAACCCCGGTTTCTATAACTGAAAAACCGGAAAGCCCCAAATCGAATTGGGCTGTAACAGGGTTATATTTTTATGATAATGATGTAATAGAAATCGCAAAAAATATAAAACCTTCAAAACGCGGGGAATTTGAAATTACTGATATTAATGAACATTATTTAAAAACCGGCAAATTAAGCGTTGAATTATTGGGAAGAGGTTATGCATGGCTTGATGCAGGAACATATGATTCTCTTCTGGATGCCTCTCTTTTTATCAAAACAATAGAGGAGAGACAAAATTCCATGATATCATGTCTTGAGGAAATAGCCTACAGAAAGAAATATATTACAGCTGAACAGTTGTTAAAACTTACACAAGGTCTGCCAAAAGATTATGCGCAATATTTAGACAGATTAATAAGGGAAGAATAGAGAACTGTATGATTTTTAACGATAAGACAAGAGTGAATGATAATATATCAATAAAATAAATATAAAAACTTGTGGAAAAGAATATATATTTTATAAAATATAAAAATGATGTGGAACAAAAGTTATTGTTTTATTACCTGTTGCCGAACTTCTTACGCAGCTGAATCATATTTTAACCTATCATCTTTTTAGTTTTAATTCGTTAAGAATTAATTTGTCAACCATATTTTCCACATTATCTATCTTGCTGTTCCTCTTGTAATCTATCTTTCCCTTTTGACATATTGTTGAGCATTAATACCATCTGCCAGCCTCAACTCACTTAAGGGGAGGAGCGACAGCGATGACAAAGCAATCCAGAAAGCTAACAGAAACAACATTCTTATTCGTAGATTGTTTTGTTGATAAAACTGCCTCACAATGACGACTAAACCGGTGTAATAAATGAAGTAAAGAATCAATTACAGAATATAATTAATATTTCGGCAGCAATATTGCCTTGATATGACAGAGCAAGACATTAAGTGAAAATTCCGAAGTATTTTATCAGTCTGGTTTTAATTTTGGGTTGGTACATTTAAACAAACGATTTGCATTAAAATATAGAATTTGATATAACAATAAACCTGAAACTTTGCTTTATGTCTTTGCATAAGGCTAAACCCCTAGAATTAAAATCGCAAGGGAAATCCAGAAAGGAGGTGTATCAAATGAATTATGAGAGCACGTTTATTTGCTCTCCGGAGTTGCCCGCAGAAAAAGTAGAAGAACTTACCGGAAAAGTAATCAAAATTATTGAATCTTCAAACGGCATTGTTAAGACCGTTCAAAAGCTTGGAAAAAAAAGGCTTGCTTATAATATAAACAAATTCCGCGAAGGAAGTTATGTTTATATGGAATTAAGCGGCAACGGCGAAATGGTTTCTGCGATTGAAAACTTTTTCAAGCTTAATGACGGAATCATAAGATTTCTTACGGTTAAAGTTGAGAAGAAAAAAGTAGCCGCAAAACATGAACCTAAAGCGGTGGGGCCGGAGGTAAAACAAGATGAACCAACAGCAGAGCAGCCTACGCTTGCCTGAGCAGAACAGCGTTATGCTTGTGGGTAGGCTTACAAGAGATCCAGAACTTCGTCGTACATCAACGGGAAAAGCGGTTTGTTCTTTTGATATAGCGATAAGCAGGAGATACAAAGATCAGGTCACGGGTGAATGGAAAGACGCCGATCCGACTTTTGTTCCGATTATTGTTTGGGGAGATCAGGCGGAAAGATGCGGAGAGCGTTTAAAAAAAGGCGTTCCAGTGCATGTTGAAGGAAGACTTCAGACAAATAAGTGGGAAGGGAACGACGGACAAAAAAGAAGCCGGCTTGAAGTTATAGCTTCGAGAGTACAGTTTCTTTCTATAGTAAAACAGGAATCGACTATAGGCGCAAAGCCGTCTCTTGGCGATTTAAATTATGCGCCCTCAACAGAAATTTCGGGCGAAGAAGACGAAGATATACCGTTTTAAACGATTGGAGGAGTAAAATGGCGTTTATAAAGAAAACTGCCGGACATGTATCAAAGACTGGGACAGAAGGTTCTCCGCGTTCCGGAGGAAAGTTCAAAAAGGGCGGACCGATAAGAAAAAAAGTCTGTCGTTTTTGCGCTGATAAAGTTGAAATAGATTATAAAAATGTAAGTATGCTGAGCGCTTTTATAACTGAAAGAGGCAAAATTCTTTCGGGTCGTATAACGGGCACTTGTGCAAGACATCAGAGAGAACTCGATACGGCGATTAAAAGAGCGAGAATGCTTGCGCTTATACCTTTTACGGTTAATTAATAAGAGTATGCAGGTACACGGAGGAAACAATGAAAGTTATATTAAGGTCTGACATTACTAATGTCGGCCGTCAAGGAGAGATAAAAGACGTTTCCGCAGGTTTTGTGAGAAATTACCTTGTGCCTCAAAAGCTTGCAATGGAAGCTACCCCACAAAATATTAAAGTATGGGAAAGGGAAAGAGTAAAGCTTGAAAAGCATAGAGAAGAAATAATAAATAAAGCCAAAGAAACCGCTTCTCAGATAGAAGCCGCAGAATTCGTCATAAAAGTTAAAGTCGGAGACAATGGTAAAGTTTTTGGTTCGGTAACAAGCGCAAATATTGCGCGGCTTTTTGAAGAAAAAGGATTTGAAGTAAATAAAAGGGATATTCTTCTTTCAGACAGTATAAAAGATCTCGGAATTTATGAAATAAACATAAGACTTCACCCTGAAGTCATAGCTAAAATAAAACTTTCCGTGACAAGCGAAAAAGAATAATAATTTTATATAATAAGGTCTGCCGGCCCGGAGCCGGCAGACCTTATTTTTTTAAACGCGGGGTTATATGGCAAGTTCAAATATCATAGGAAAAGTACCACCACAGGCTATAGATGCGGAGATGGCAGTCATAGGCGCTATGCTTATTGAAAAAGAAGCCATAACCAAAGCCATAGACATAATCAGCGAAAAAGATTTTTATAAAGAAATACACGGACAGATTTTCGTTACCGCACGCGACCTTTATCTTGAAAATCAGCCTGTTGACATAATTACTCTTTCGGACAGGCTCAAAAAAAACGGCATGTTTGCCGAAGCTGGCGGCGCATCTTATTTGACTTCTCTCATAGATTCTGTGCAGACGGCGGCAAACGTAGAGCATTATGCGTCTATCATCCGAGATAAATCGATATTGAGGCAGCTTGTCAACGCAGGTTCCAGCATAGTCAACGAAGCTTTTAACGAAAAGTATCCTCCTTATGAAGTATTGGACAAATCGCAGGCGGCTTTATTCAATATTTCACAGCAGAACAACAATAAAGGATTCTCGAAGGTTTCAGAACTTGTAAGGCCGACGCTTAAAAATCTTGAAAAACTACATTCGGATAAAAAAGATATTCCGGGGCTGCGCACCGGTTTTACGGATTTTGACGCGATGACCGCAGGTCTTCAGAAATCGGAGCTTATAATTTTGGCGGCGCGTCCTTCAATGGGAAAAACGTCTTTTGCCTTAAATATAGCCGAACATGTAGCTCTTGAAGAAAAGAAGCCCATTGCCATATTTTCACTTGAAATGTCAAAAGAGCTTCTCATGATGAGGTTTCTGGCTTCGCTTTCACGAGTCAACGCTCACAATCTTAGAAAAGGCAGATTTGAGACTAAGGATTGGAGCAGGCTTACGACGGCGGCACAAAAAATATCGGAATCTCCTATTTATATAGATGACAGCTCAGATATAAGTGCAGTGGAATTGCGCTCTAGAGCAAGAAGGCTAGCTACGGAACTTGAAGCAAAAAAAACGCCTTTATCTTTAATTTTGATAGACTATATACAGATTATGCACGGGTCAGGCAGAAATTCCGAATCGCGCCAGCAGGAAATTGCCGAAATTTCACGTTCTCTTAAAGGGCTGGCAAGAGATTTAAATATTCCTGTTATTGCTCTTTCCCAGCTTTCAAGAAAAACTGAAGAGCGCGGGAGAAAAGACAATAAGCCACAGCTTTCGGATTTAAGAGAGTCGGGTGCCATAGAACAAGACGCCGATGTAGTAGCTTTTATTTACAGAGAAGGCTATTACAATAAAACGGATCCAGAGGTTAAAAATTATGCGACCATTATAATAGGGAAACAAAGAAACGGTCCCGTAGGTGAAGTTGACCTTACTTTTGAAAGTGAATTTACAAGATTTTCAGATAAATCAGCGAGGGAAGATAATTTGTAACCGTTTGACAAAAACGGACTTAAACAGAGGTTAATTATCAATGAAAACAAAACCGCCCGCAGCAGTTTCCGTTCCAAGAAGACAACCCGTATTTTTCCGCCATAATTGGGTGGAAGTGGATAAAAGCGATTTTCACTTCAATCTCAAAAAAATCAAAGAGTATTTAGCCAAAGACACAAAAATAATGCCCGTGATAAAAGCGAATGCTTACGGACACGGAGGTATTGCTCTCGCAAAAGAGGCCCAAAAAGCCGGGGTGTACAGCATAGGTGTATCTTCAATAGACGAAGGAATACAATTTCGTGAGGCGGGAATAAAAACAAATATTTTGGTTTTGGGAAGCATATTTCCTTTAACAAATCTTGCGGTTGCCGTTGCGCATTCTCTTACTCCGACACTTTCCAGCATGGCCGGTGTTTTGGCATTAGAAGATCTTGCTATAAGGATCAACAAGAAATTGAATTTTCATCTTGAAATAGACACGGGTATGGGCAGGGTAGGAGCTTTGCCTGATGCCGCTTTGCCGATAATACAAAAAATCGCGCAGACTCCGGAAATAAGTATGAGCGGAATGTATACGCATTTTGCCGTGGCCGACACCGACCCTGTATTTACACAAAAGCAGCTTGACACTTTTTTGAAAGTCGTAAAATATGCAAGAACGAACTTTGGGTTAAAATTTATTGCTCATGCCGCAAACTCCGCTGCATTATTTAGAAATAAAAGAACGCATCTGGATATGGTACGGACTGGAATAAGTCTTTACGGTCTCAGTCCTTTCAAATATGCTGAACGGTTTATAACGCTTAAACCTGTTTTATCGTGGAAAACTAAAATTATTTTTATGAAAAGGGTTACTGCGGGCTTCTGCGTCAGTTATGGAAGAACATACGTTACTAACAGAGCTTCGGTGATAGCCACCATCCCGGTCGGATATGCGGACGGATATAACAGACTTTTGTCAAATAAAGGCGATGTTTTGGTACGCGGCAAGCGCTGTCCTATCATCGGAAGAGTTACTATGGATATGACAATGATCGATGTTACCGAAGTTAAAGGTGTGGCTTTAGGCGATGAATCGATTTTGATAGGCTCTCAGGGCAAAGAACAAATAAAAGCCGATGAACTGGCAAAAATACAGGACACGGTAAATTATGAGGTAACGTGCGCCATATCTCCGCGCGTTCCGAGGATTGTTGTATAAATATGATAATAAAAAATACAGCTAAGGCAAGAAGGTTTGCAAGAAAAACAGCCAGAGTGCAGCTTAGCTTTTTATATTCTGCGCTTGAAAGCATAGGACAGGCCACATCTATGACTTTTGAAACAGCTAAATGGATATTTAAAGGAGCGATACCCATAAAAAGCACGATTTCGCAGATGGTTGAGGTTGGCTGGAGATCTTTTCCGATTATAATGCTCACATCTTTTTTTACCGGAATGGTTTTGGCTCTTCAGGTAGGTTCTTCTACTAGCAATTTTTTTAACGAACCCGTTTACGTCGGCACAATTACGGGTTTTTCTCTTGTGATAGAGCTTGGTCCAGTGCTTACTGCTGTCGTTATAAGCGGACGAGTCGGAGCGGCGATTACTGCGGAACTAGGTACAATGAAAGTTACGGAACAGCTTGACGCTTTATATACTTTGGGAACGAATCCCATAAAATATTTGGCCGTTCCTCGCTTTCTGGCTCTTTTTTTTATGTTTCCTTTGCTTGTTGCACTCGCCAACATTATAGGTATTTACGGCGGACTTGTCGTGACCGTGCATACATGGAACGTGCCCACGGCGATATATTGGCAAGACGTTCTTGCATTTATGGTAATCAAGACGTTTCTGCACGGATTTATAAAATCTTTCTTTTTCGCACTTATCATTGCGATAATAGCCTGCCATAAAGGGTTTACCACCGATGGTGGCGCCGAAGGAGTAGGCAGGGCTACGACGAGTTCTGTGATGATGTCTATGATTTTTATTCTGGTATCGGATTATTTCCTTACTGATATCCTTGTGACGCTGGGCATTAAATAGTCGTTTGATGAAAGATGGACGTAAAAATTTTTTGGAGTTTTTGTATGTATTTATGAAATAAAATAATTTTGGTTAGTAAAAAAAGTCAAAAAGATATAGAATATACAAATGATAAAAGTGGAGAATTTAAATAAATCGTTCGGAAATAAACGGGTGCTCTGCGGTATAAATTTTGACGTTTATGACGGAGAAACACTTGTAATTATCGGAGCGTCCGGAACGGGAAAAAGTATTCTGCTTAAAAATATAGTAGGGCTTGTCAAACCGACCGTAGGACTGATACACATTGATGGCGTAGAAATAACATCATGTTCTTCGAAAGAGTTGCAGGAGATACAAAAAAAGCTTGGCTACGTTTTTCAGGAATCCGCTCTTTTTGATTCGCTGACTATTGAAGAAAACGTAGCTTTTGGATTGAGGACGCTCACCAAGCTTAATGACAAAGAAATATCAAAAAGAGTTGTGCAGTGTCTTCATATGGTAGGTTTGAATAATGTCGAAAAGCTTAAACCTTCTGAACTTTCAGGAGGAATGAAAAAAAGGGCGGGGCTTGCCAGAGCAATAGCTTATCAGCCTAAATATATTTTTTATGATGAACCTACAACTGGACTTGACCCGATAATGTCGGACGTTATAAGCGATTTGATAATAAATTTGAGACAACATTTGAAAGTTACGTCAATAGTAGTAACACATGATATGAAATCCGCATACAAAATAGCCGACAGAATAATAATGCTTTACAAAGGTGAAATTATCTTTACGGGTACGACTGAAGAAACGAAAAATACGAAGAATCCGGTGGTAAAACAGTTTATTGAAGGGTCCAGTCAAGGACCTATCAAAACTGACAGAACATTTGATTTGGAAGAAATATGAATAATAAAATTAAACTGGGAACTTTTGTCACACTAGGATTGTTTGCGATTGTGATTTCAATGATTATGATAGGTAACTTTTCGTTTGGAAAAAAGTATAAGATATATGTTTTATTTGACAATGCGTCCGGTCTTACAAAAAAAGCAAAAGTCAAACTTGCCGGTGTTGACATAGGCGACATGAGAGGCGTCAGCCTTTATGAAAACAAAGCGCGTTTATGCCTTGTAATAAACGCAAAAGTACCTCTTTATCAAAACGCTACTGCAAATATAGTTTCAATGGGCATAGTAGGTACAAAATATATAGAAATTCATCCTGGCGATTCTTCTTTTCCAATCCTAAAAGATGGAGATACAATATTAAAAAGTGAAAGAGGCTCTCTTGAACAAACAATAGAAAAAATTGCCGACAAAATAAGTTCCGTCGTAGATTCGATGTCTAAAGATGGCAAAAACGGCGATATGATAGACAACTTGGCCGATTCAATATGCGATTTAAAATCCATAATCAGCAGCATTTCCTCACAAAATGCGAAAATAGTTTCGTCAATAGAAAATATAAATAAGTTTTCTTATAATCTTGCCGAAATTACTGAGCAAAATAAAAATGACATAAGAGATACTTTTGCCGCAATAAAAGACATAATAAACAAAATAGATATGATTACCTCAAAAATTTATGATGGCAACGGACCACTCGCGACTATTATAGGCGATGAAGATATGAGCAAAGATCTTAAAGATACGATAACAAATGCAAAAGAAACGCTTGCTTCGGCAAAAAGCCTAGCCGAAGGTTTGAACAAAACTATAGGTAAGTCGAGCAAACTGAAACTCAGCTGGAATTATGCGGGAAGATATAATCTTAAAGATGAGAAAATGCGTAACGATCTCGGCATAACCATAATGCCCAATGATGACAAATTTTATTATGTCGGTATAGCAAATGTTTCAGACAGCAGCGATGTGAAAGACCGCGAGGAACGTAATACGATAAACACGCTGGAAGCTTTGATGGGTTTCAGATTTAATAAATTTGAAATATACGGCGGAATTTTGCGCGGTAAAGCCGGTGGCGGAATTGGCTATTCTTTTTTTGAACCTGTCTATGCTCCTTACAAAAAAATGCAATTTCATTTAAACGCTTATAATTTTGGACGCAGTGATAAACGACCGGAAATAGACGCCGGGTTAAGATTCGGTTTTACAAAATGGCTCTATGCTGGCGTAATGGTTGAAGACGCCCTCTACAAAACCGCAGTTACTCCGTATATAAAAATAGAAATCGACGATCCCGATATAGCCGCGATTCTGGGCATAGCAAGCATAGCCGCAGTAGCAACAAGATAAGTCAAGAATTGGATACAAGCGTGTACAACTCTTGAATTTTTGGTCACATAATTTTAAAGTGACCGAATTTGACAACTTTAAAATACAGATGGGATTTCTGAGTTTTGTTTTAAGTCTTAGACAATTTGATAGAAAAACCAATGTTATCGGAATATGTAAAACAAAATAAATATGGCGCAGCATGCTCACAAAAGTATTGCTTTTAATTTTGGCGCTGCTATCAGCGCCATTTTTGTTTTTAGCAAAAAGAAACAACAGTTTACAGAAATGAGTTTAGTATAACAGGTATATATGTATGAAAAAGAAAAAATCTAAAATAAAATTTTTATGCCAGCAATGTGGGTATGAATCCGCACAGTGGCTGGGAAAATGTCCAGGGTGTAATTCGTGGA
It encodes the following:
- the rfbA gene encoding glucose-1-phosphate thymidylyltransferase RfbA; this translates as MKKTKGIVLAGGRATRLYPVTSVISKQLLPVYNKPMIYYPLSVLMLAGIRDILIISNKETLPLIEKLFGTGNKFGLNINYGLQKQPRGIAEALIIGEKFIGSDDVALILGDNIFYGHGFPKTLVKAASKEEGATVFAYYVRDPGRYGIVELDKNKTPVSITEKPESPKSNWAVTGLYFYDNDVIEIAKNIKPSKRGEFEITDINEHYLKTGKLSVELLGRGYAWLDAGTYDSLLDASLFIKTIEERQNSMISCLEEIAYRKKYITAEQLLKLTQGLPKDYAQYLDRLIREE
- the rpsF gene encoding 30S ribosomal protein S6 translates to MNYESTFICSPELPAEKVEELTGKVIKIIESSNGIVKTVQKLGKKRLAYNINKFREGSYVYMELSGNGEMVSAIENFFKLNDGIIRFLTVKVEKKKVAAKHEPKAVGPEVKQDEPTAEQPTLA
- a CDS encoding single-stranded DNA-binding protein, translated to MNQQQSSLRLPEQNSVMLVGRLTRDPELRRTSTGKAVCSFDIAISRRYKDQVTGEWKDADPTFVPIIVWGDQAERCGERLKKGVPVHVEGRLQTNKWEGNDGQKRSRLEVIASRVQFLSIVKQESTIGAKPSLGDLNYAPSTEISGEEDEDIPF
- the rpsR gene encoding 30S ribosomal protein S18 encodes the protein MRKKVCRFCADKVEIDYKNVSMLSAFITERGKILSGRITGTCARHQRELDTAIKRARMLALIPFTVN
- the rplI gene encoding 50S ribosomal protein L9; protein product: MKVILRSDITNVGRQGEIKDVSAGFVRNYLVPQKLAMEATPQNIKVWERERVKLEKHREEIINKAKETASQIEAAEFVIKVKVGDNGKVFGSVTSANIARLFEEKGFEVNKRDILLSDSIKDLGIYEINIRLHPEVIAKIKLSVTSEKE
- the dnaB gene encoding replicative DNA helicase encodes the protein MASSNIIGKVPPQAIDAEMAVIGAMLIEKEAITKAIDIISEKDFYKEIHGQIFVTARDLYLENQPVDIITLSDRLKKNGMFAEAGGASYLTSLIDSVQTAANVEHYASIIRDKSILRQLVNAGSSIVNEAFNEKYPPYEVLDKSQAALFNISQQNNNKGFSKVSELVRPTLKNLEKLHSDKKDIPGLRTGFTDFDAMTAGLQKSELIILAARPSMGKTSFALNIAEHVALEEKKPIAIFSLEMSKELLMMRFLASLSRVNAHNLRKGRFETKDWSRLTTAAQKISESPIYIDDSSDISAVELRSRARRLATELEAKKTPLSLILIDYIQIMHGSGRNSESRQQEIAEISRSLKGLARDLNIPVIALSQLSRKTEERGRKDNKPQLSDLRESGAIEQDADVVAFIYREGYYNKTDPEVKNYATIIIGKQRNGPVGEVDLTFESEFTRFSDKSAREDNL
- the alr gene encoding alanine racemase; the protein is MKTKPPAAVSVPRRQPVFFRHNWVEVDKSDFHFNLKKIKEYLAKDTKIMPVIKANAYGHGGIALAKEAQKAGVYSIGVSSIDEGIQFREAGIKTNILVLGSIFPLTNLAVAVAHSLTPTLSSMAGVLALEDLAIRINKKLNFHLEIDTGMGRVGALPDAALPIIQKIAQTPEISMSGMYTHFAVADTDPVFTQKQLDTFLKVVKYARTNFGLKFIAHAANSAALFRNKRTHLDMVRTGISLYGLSPFKYAERFITLKPVLSWKTKIIFMKRVTAGFCVSYGRTYVTNRASVIATIPVGYADGYNRLLSNKGDVLVRGKRCPIIGRVTMDMTMIDVTEVKGVALGDESILIGSQGKEQIKADELAKIQDTVNYEVTCAISPRVPRIVV
- a CDS encoding ABC transporter permease codes for the protein MIIKNTAKARRFARKTARVQLSFLYSALESIGQATSMTFETAKWIFKGAIPIKSTISQMVEVGWRSFPIIMLTSFFTGMVLALQVGSSTSNFFNEPVYVGTITGFSLVIELGPVLTAVVISGRVGAAITAELGTMKVTEQLDALYTLGTNPIKYLAVPRFLALFFMFPLLVALANIIGIYGGLVVTVHTWNVPTAIYWQDVLAFMVIKTFLHGFIKSFFFALIIAIIACHKGFTTDGGAEGVGRATTSSVMMSMIFILVSDYFLTDILVTLGIK
- a CDS encoding ABC transporter ATP-binding protein, which translates into the protein MIKVENLNKSFGNKRVLCGINFDVYDGETLVIIGASGTGKSILLKNIVGLVKPTVGLIHIDGVEITSCSSKELQEIQKKLGYVFQESALFDSLTIEENVAFGLRTLTKLNDKEISKRVVQCLHMVGLNNVEKLKPSELSGGMKKRAGLARAIAYQPKYIFYDEPTTGLDPIMSDVISDLIINLRQHLKVTSIVVTHDMKSAYKIADRIIMLYKGEIIFTGTTEETKNTKNPVVKQFIEGSSQGPIKTDRTFDLEEI
- a CDS encoding MlaD family protein; translation: MNNKIKLGTFVTLGLFAIVISMIMIGNFSFGKKYKIYVLFDNASGLTKKAKVKLAGVDIGDMRGVSLYENKARLCLVINAKVPLYQNATANIVSMGIVGTKYIEIHPGDSSFPILKDGDTILKSERGSLEQTIEKIADKISSVVDSMSKDGKNGDMIDNLADSICDLKSIISSISSQNAKIVSSIENINKFSYNLAEITEQNKNDIRDTFAAIKDIINKIDMITSKIYDGNGPLATIIGDEDMSKDLKDTITNAKETLASAKSLAEGLNKTIGKSSKLKLSWNYAGRYNLKDEKMRNDLGITIMPNDDKFYYVGIANVSDSSDVKDREERNTINTLEALMGFRFNKFEIYGGILRGKAGGGIGYSFFEPVYAPYKKMQFHLNAYNFGRSDKRPEIDAGLRFGFTKWLYAGVMVEDALYKTAVTPYIKIEIDDPDIAAILGIASIAAVATR